The genome window CGGGACGGAAGGCGACCATTCCCTGCACCAGGCCGGGGGACTCCGCCAGCACCTCCATCTCGTTCCCGACCTGGGGGTTCAGCTCGCATACCAGCTCGAACGACCTCCGCGTGGCGAGGCACGCGTCGGCCTGCCGGAAGAAGACCGGCAGGATCGCCTGGGACGGCCGCTTGACGGCTTTCACGAACGAGAAGAACTCCTCCGCCGAGCGCGCGCCTTCCTTCATCAGCAACGTCTCCAGCCAGACGAGATGCAGCGTTCCCAGATTTCCCTGTGTCGCGTTCAACCTTTTTCCGCGCAGATCCCTGATCTCACGGAAGCCGGCATCCTTGCGGACCAGCAGCACCATGTACTGGTAGATGCCGTTGTCGATGGCGGTCGTGAAGGCCGGCTCGATCGGGACGCGGTCCTTGAGATGCATGTAGTCGCTGGAGATGATCCCCAACAGGTCCACGCTCCCCTGCAAAAGCGATTTCTCGACCCCGGCCAGGTCCTTGAACACGATGGTCTCCGAGGACCCGTTCCGGAACCGGCGCCGATGGATCTGATCCGTCCAGATCCCGGCGACGCCTTTCGCCCCCTCAAGATCCACGTCCGCGAAAACGTTCGCCGAGAAGCCGACCACCAGGGGCACGGAATCGGGAGCGGGCGTCGGCTCCGCGCTCCACGCCGCCTGCGCCGGGCACCATGCCACAAACCAACAGAGCGGAAGGAGGAGGCGCCGCATTCCGGTCCGCGCACGGCGGCGGAACGGGACATCGTAGTTGCGGCCGATCACCGCAGGACCGCCTCGATCTGCGTCCCCACGACCAGCTCGAGCCGCGCCTGCGCTTCCGCGTGATCGTAGAGCGTCTTCTCGTTGCCCGCCTTCATGAACGACTCGATCAGCTGCGCTTCGATGACGTCCTCCGTCTCGACGAGCTCCTCCCGGTACGCGCGCTCGTTGAGGTCCCGGTTCTCCTCGGCCGTGCGGGCGGCCGTTTCCATGGCCTTCCGCTGCTCCCGGCTGCGCGCCATCCGGAGGAACACGTCCTTCACCTGCAGGGCAATCCCCTCCTGCAGCAGGATCTTCTCTTGCCGCAGCTTCTCGAGGCGGGCCCTGGCCTCCCGGATCTCGCCCGCCGTGCGGAAACCGTGGAATATCGGAAGCTCCATCGCGATGCCGGCGGTCCAGGAATTCACGTTTTCGGGAGTGACGAGCCCTTTGTTGTAGGAATTCTCGATGTGCGACAGGTTCCCCACCAGGGCGATCCTCGGTAGGTGCCCCGCCCTCTTCTCGTCCAACCGCCCCTCCGCCGCCCGGATCCCTTCCTCCAGCGCCTTCCAGTCGGGGTTGAAAGCATAAGCGCCTGCGACGAATTTCCGCAGGTCGCCCTCGTACGGACGATAGGGAATGTCCGAGTCCGCGACGTCGATCTCGGCGTCCCAGGGAATCCCCATCGCGTTGGTCAGGGCCGCCATCGCCAGCCGCTCGGTTCCCTTGAGCTGGGCGAAGGTGGAGCGCAGCGCCTCGACGGTCGTCTTGTTGCGCAGGTAGTCGGTCTTCTTCACCTTCGTCGACCCGCCCTTGTAGAGGCTTTCGGTGAGGTCCAGCGTGACCTGCATCCGGTCGAGCGCATCCGACGCGATGACGCGCAGCTTCCTGGCGAGCACCGCGCCGTAGTAGAACCGCTTCACGTCGTAGGCCACCTGCAGGTCGGTGCGCCGCACCTCCTGCTTCGCCGCCGCCAGGCCGCTTTCGGCCTGCTTCACGATCGCCGGGCGCATTCCGCCGGTGTAGAGCGGGTACGCCAGGCTCAGCGAGTACAAGCCGTTGTCCCGATCCATCACCTTGATGTTCTGATCCGGGACGGCTACGGTCTGCGGAGGGATCGGCAGCGGCCCGACGGGCGGTGGAACTGGCAGGGTGAAGCCGGGCAAGCCGATGGAGGTCTGCGGAAAGATGAAGTTCGGGCTTTCGTCCATGCGGGTGAGGACCGCCTTCGCATCCAGCCGCGGCCAATAGGATGAAAGCGCCTGCTGAAGCTGCGCCTCGGCGATCTCCACGTTAAACCGGGACACGGGACGCGAGCGGTTGTTTTCGAGGGCAATGGCCAGGCACTCGGAAAGGGAAAGGACCCGCGCCGGAGAATCTTTTACCTCCTGGGCGCAGGCCGGCGCCGTGCCGGCTCCCGGAACGATCAGGGCGGCAACAAGGCAAGCGGCGGTAATTCTCATTCTGAACCCCTTGTTGCCCTTTAATATCCGGGCGATATCCGATTCAATCGACCTTCATTCTCAAGTTGGTCCGTCATTTTATCTTCTTTCCGGGGAGTTCGCTAATAAAGATGGGATCTGGGAATTCCTGCGACGCCACGGTGAAAATCCTTCCCCCGGATCCGCCGACGTTGACTCGAAGTACGTCCTGCAAATCGATACCGTTCCATGAAAAAGGAATCTCCTCCTCTGAGCCCGATCCGCGTTAAACATATCGGATTTTCAATAATATTCTTTAAGAACCGCAAAACAGGGACGTTCCTGAAAACGTCAGAACTTCCGCAGAACCGGGACAGAGATGAACTAGAAATAAAACGGGGAGATTCCTGAATTATCCAGGATGAAGAGTTGAGCTTCGGGACGGCCCTCGTTATGCGCCCGAAGGTCTGTCCCTTTTTTGCGGAAGTTCTGACGTTTTCAGGAACGTCCCGGTTTTACGGTTTTAACCGCCGCGCGGGCCGTCGTGGCAGTCGAAGCATCCCACCTGCCGGCCTCTCGCCAATATCTTGGTGAGCTGCTCATCGATCGTCACGGATCGATCGAGTGAGACCGCGGACAAAAAGGTGCCGAGGTAATCCGGTCCGTGACATGGCCTGCACTGCGCCGGGTCGCCGGCCACGAAGGTATTGTGTGCGGTGACCCACGCCTGGCCGATGGTGTGGAGACCGTGCGGCCCGCCGTCCCCCGTCAAGGGAACGGTTGCGTGGCAGACGCCGCACTCCGTGATCTTCCCGGCGTGCCCCTGGAGCAGCACGCCCTGGACCGCGTCGTTCGGCTCGGAGGAGGGGTACTCCGCGTGTGTGGGGCCATGGCACGCCTCGCACCGCATGCCCCCGTGCCCTGTCCCGGCTTTGTACAGAACCGGGCTCGCAAAGATTCCGGAGGCCGGGCGCTCCGCTCCCCCCGGCGCGAACACGCCGATGTCCCGGACGTAAGTCCCTGTCGCGGGGGAAAGGTAGTGGCATTGGCTGCAATCGGGCAAATCGATCCATCCGCGGCGGGCCGGATCCCCCACGGCGGACATGTTGCCGTGACAGCTCCGGCACTGGATCGTCGGGTTCCCGGCCGCGTCCTTCGCATTCCCCATCGCCCCGCGGAGGCACTGCGTCACTCCCCCCGGGTGACAGGCGTAGCAGGCCGAACGGTCCGTTATACTGTCCAGCTGAAGGCCCGTCGGGGGCAGCTCCGCCGTGGCCATCCTGGAGTGGACAGCGGCGGTCAGCGGCTTGACTCCGGGAGCGCCGGCGGTACCTAGCGCGTTGGAAGCGTGGCACGCGGCGCAGAGGACCGGCCTGCCGTCGAGCCGCACCGTGTTCTCCAGCCCCGTGGCGTTGTACCCCGCCCCGGCAAGCGCCGATGCGTAGAGGGCGCTGCTCGTCGGACTCGCGAAATTCTCGCTGTCGTGAAACCGGAGTATGTTCAGACGGTAATCTCTCTCCGCATTGTCGTCGAACACCCAACCGGCCGGCGGCCTCGCGACCTCGCTGCCGCCCGACGCGTGACACCTCTTGCACGTCATCTCGTCGCTCACCGGGAGGACGGTCTTCGTCTCGGCGAGCAGCGTGCCCTGCGCGTCCCTTGCCACAACCCTCACCATCGGATAGAAGTTCGGAAGACCGGCGTCGTCCACGGCGGTTATGGGAATCCCCTCGGCTCTCCAGAAGCCGGCGGCGCTGTCGTACACCAGCGATGCGGGCGCGGCGGCGGGCGCGGCGTTCCCCGCAAGGCCCATGTTCACCGGGAGCGACACGCCGAAGAGCGCCTGGACGTAGCTCCAGAAGCTCGTCTTCCCCGCGCTGGTCGAATTGACGGAGGCCCGGGTATCCGCCGTGGCCTCGTAAGTGACGGTCACTCCGGCGGTTACGGCGCGGCCGGTCGCCCGGTCCACGAGCTGGGCATGCAAGTTGTTGTACGGGGGGAGGATGCTGAACACCGAATAATCGTTGTCCATGCAGTGCATTCCCAGGTCGTTCCAGGCGATCAGGGCGTGCGACGCCGTTTGGGGAGGAGCTCCGGACACCGGCGTTCCTGGTGTCGTTCCGGGCGGGGTTCCGGGCGCCGTGCCGATTCCTCCTCCGCCTCCTCCGCAGACGGCTGCCAAGATCGCGACAACGACGAACAGTCCCGCGCGTACGGCGGTCCGATGCGACGCCATGGCTTCCCCCTCCATGCCGCTACGGTTGGTGTCCGGATCGCCCCGCGGGCGCTACGGTCCATGGGACGGGGTCAAATGGTTGATGATCAATCATAGAAAAACAGCAAGCCGCGTGCCTGCCCCCTTTCAAGCGACTGCAACGCGCAACCGGCCGGACGGCGGGGCTTTTCGACAAACAGTAAGCGTAAGCGATTGAAAAAATAGCCGGATATCGTGAGAATTTTCCCACGCACATGAGAAATTTATCTGTCGGCAATGCTCGAGGGTCCGCCCGGCCGTTTCCTCCGATTTAAGGAATCGGGAAAAGATCCGAATATACCGTCAGAGAATTAAGCTCGATCGGATGCGAACCGCCGGCGTCACTAACCGCTGAAAGCGACCCGAAGGGACATCGACGGCCATGCTCGAATGGAACCAGAATCTTTCCACGGGAATCGTCGAAATCGACGAGCAGCACAAGGAGCTGTTCCGCCGCATCAACCGCCTCCTGGCGGGTGTTGAGGAGAACCGGGATGCGGACGAAATCCGGGAGCTATTCCTTTTCTTCGATCAGTACGTCTTCAGGCATTTCGGAGATGAAGAGCGGTATATCGACCAGCTCGAAATGCGGGGATACGGCGAGGCGGCGGGACACCGTTCGCAGCACCAAGCGTTCACGCGCGATTTCAGCGCCTACAGGGCCGACCTCACGGGGGGCGCCGGCGATGCGCTGCTCATCGCAGAGTTCCGGAAGTTCATGACGAACTGGTGGACCTTGCACATCCTCAAGACTGACCAGGGACTCGGCGCGTTCATGAAGAGAGATATGCCCTTCATCACCTGACCGTTCCTTAATTGCCTAAACGCCCGTCATGTGACTCAGGCTGTCGAACCGGAACACGAATTCGGTGATGTTCCCGCGCCGGATCTCCATCGTCCCCCGAAGCTGCCTCACCGCCAGGTTCTGGACAAGTTTCAGCCCCAGCGACCCGAGCCGGGAAAGGTCGAAGTCAGGCGGCAATCCGGGACCGTCGTCCCGGAATCTGAGCTCCGTCTTCTCCCCATGACGCTTCAGCGACAGGAAGATCTCCCCGGATTTCCCGCCGGGGAAGGCATGTTTGAGGGAGTTCGAGACCAGTTCGTTTACGATCAGTCCCAGAGTCAGCGCCGCGTCGATGGAAATGGAAATGTCGTCCAGATCGGACTCCATCCGGACGTGTCCGACATCGGCCAGGTGGATCTGAAGGATGGCGGAGACCAGGTCCGTCAGATAATCCTTCACGTTCAGCGAGGCAAAGTTGCCGGTTCGGTAAAGCTTCTCGTGAACCAGCGCCATCGCGCGGATCCGCCCCTGGGTGTCTTCGAGGACGCTCGCCAGCTTTCCGTCCGCCGAAGAGGAAATCTGTAGCGACAAGAGACTGCCGATCACCTGCATGTTGTTTTTCGTCCGGTGCGAAAGCTCCCTGAGCAGGATCTCCTTTTCCGAAAGGGACGTTCTTAACGCTTCCTGCGCCTTTTTCATCGCGGTGATGTCCGCGCCCGTGGTGATGAAATACTCGCCGAGCGGGACGCTGGTGAACCGGAAGTGCCTGTCGAGGTGAGGGAAGTAATCTTCGAAGGAGTAGGGCACTCCATCGGCCATGATCTTCCGGACGACCGGCATGTAATGATCCGTCGCGCCCGGGCCGAAGATCTCATCCGTGGTTTTCCCGCGGATCCCTTCCACGCTGCTGCGCCCCCACGATTTCAGCGTGGGCGGGTTGGCGTCCACCAGCCGCCAGGTCTCGATGTTTCCGGCCCCGTCGCGCACCAGTTGCCAGAAGTGCACTTCCTCGGCCATGTTCTCGAAGAGGTTGCGATATTTCGACTCGCTCTCCCGCACCGCTTCCTCGGCCCGTTTGCGGTCGGTGACGTTTTGCGATACTCCCACGAGCCGGACGGTCTTTCCCGCCGCGTCCACCACGGCCCGGCCATGTTCCTCCACCCAGATCGCAGGGTCCCCGTAAGCGAGCCGGTATACGCTCTCGTAGCCGCCTCCGGTCGCGATGGCTTTGACGACCGGCGTCCGGTGGCGTTCCCGGTCGTCGGGATGAATAAGATCGTAGGCCTGATCGCCGTTCGCGGGTTTCCTCGGAAGCTCCAGCACCTTCCCGGCGTTCTCGGAGAAGGTGACCTTGTTGGAGGCCGGGTCGTATTCCCATGCCGTCATCCGGGCGGCATCCAGCGCCAGGCGCAACCTCTCCTCGCTCTCGCGCAGCTCGGCCGTGCGCTCCGCAACGCGCTGCTCCAAAGTGGCGTTCAAGTCACGGAGCATGTCCATGGCGCGATTCAGTTCGCGAGTGCGTTTGCGCACGAGCCACTGCAGCGTGATCACCGACGCGGCCAGAACGACAAGACCGTAAGTGACCCACTTGAAGTACGGCAGCCACTTGCGCCACGGATTTTCGACCGCAAGCCATCGCTCATATATCCGCTCGTATTCGCC of Thermodesulfobacteriota bacterium contains these proteins:
- a CDS encoding PhnD/SsuA/transferrin family substrate-binding protein, whose protein sequence is MIGRNYDVPFRRRARTGMRRLLLPLCWFVAWCPAQAAWSAEPTPAPDSVPLVVGFSANVFADVDLEGAKGVAGIWTDQIHRRRFRNGSSETIVFKDLAGVEKSLLQGSVDLLGIISSDYMHLKDRVPIEPAFTTAIDNGIYQYMVLLVRKDAGFREIRDLRGKRLNATQGNLGTLHLVWLETLLMKEGARSAEEFFSFVKAVKRPSQAILPVFFRQADACLATRRSFELVCELNPQVGNEMEVLAESPGLVQGMVAFRPGYSKAHKEMVSESLMSLRADPQGLQLLNLFRIHRMIPFRPEHIESVEELFRQHRALRNRTAREN
- a CDS encoding TolC family protein, whose product is MRITAACLVAALIVPGAGTAPACAQEVKDSPARVLSLSECLAIALENNRSRPVSRFNVEIAEAQLQQALSSYWPRLDAKAVLTRMDESPNFIFPQTSIGLPGFTLPVPPPVGPLPIPPQTVAVPDQNIKVMDRDNGLYSLSLAYPLYTGGMRPAIVKQAESGLAAAKQEVRRTDLQVAYDVKRFYYGAVLARKLRVIASDALDRMQVTLDLTESLYKGGSTKVKKTDYLRNKTTVEALRSTFAQLKGTERLAMAALTNAMGIPWDAEIDVADSDIPYRPYEGDLRKFVAGAYAFNPDWKALEEGIRAAEGRLDEKRAGHLPRIALVGNLSHIENSYNKGLVTPENVNSWTAGIAMELPIFHGFRTAGEIREARARLEKLRQEKILLQEGIALQVKDVFLRMARSREQRKAMETAARTAEENRDLNERAYREELVETEDVIEAQLIESFMKAGNEKTLYDHAEAQARLELVVGTQIEAVLR
- a CDS encoding cytochrome C, with amino-acid sequence MASHRTAVRAGLFVVVAILAAVCGGGGGGIGTAPGTPPGTTPGTPVSGAPPQTASHALIAWNDLGMHCMDNDYSVFSILPPYNNLHAQLVDRATGRAVTAGVTVTYEATADTRASVNSTSAGKTSFWSYVQALFGVSLPVNMGLAGNAAPAAAPASLVYDSAAGFWRAEGIPITAVDDAGLPNFYPMVRVVARDAQGTLLAETKTVLPVSDEMTCKRCHASGGSEVARPPAGWVFDDNAERDYRLNILRFHDSENFASPTSSALYASALAGAGYNATGLENTVRLDGRPVLCAACHASNALGTAGAPGVKPLTAAVHSRMATAELPPTGLQLDSITDRSACYACHPGGVTQCLRGAMGNAKDAAGNPTIQCRSCHGNMSAVGDPARRGWIDLPDCSQCHYLSPATGTYVRDIGVFAPGGAERPASGIFASPVLYKAGTGHGGMRCEACHGPTHAEYPSSEPNDAVQGVLLQGHAGKITECGVCHATVPLTGDGGPHGLHTIGQAWVTAHNTFVAGDPAQCRPCHGPDYLGTFLSAVSLDRSVTIDEQLTKILARGRQVGCFDCHDGPRGG
- a CDS encoding bacteriohemerythrin, yielding MLEWNQNLSTGIVEIDEQHKELFRRINRLLAGVEENRDADEIRELFLFFDQYVFRHFGDEERYIDQLEMRGYGEAAGHRSQHQAFTRDFSAYRADLTGGAGDALLIAEFRKFMTNWWTLHILKTDQGLGAFMKRDMPFIT
- a CDS encoding transporter substrate-binding domain-containing protein, whose protein sequence is MPETDMNRRPGKRSSFPVPALIIVVFAFLTTCWAAGTCIASNGSREVRAGSEQDFRPYAFTDKDGRPTGFGVELLKAVADSMGLPIRFTSGSWDNVWSGLVAGRIDVLPVVARTPGRERLVDFSVPHTETFDAFFVREGRSAYPSLSAAAGREIVVLRSDAAHHELVGRKFAGIVVPVESIPEGLRLIAEGRHDAMLCSKLVGVLELGQAGIEGVMPGPPIPEYKRVFSFAVRKGDAELLEKLNQGLRIVKATGEYERIYERWLAVENPWRKWLPYFKWVTYGLVVLAASVITLQWLVRKRTRELNRAMDMLRDLNATLEQRVAERTAELRESEERLRLALDAARMTAWEYDPASNKVTFSENAGKVLELPRKPANGDQAYDLIHPDDRERHRTPVVKAIATGGGYESVYRLAYGDPAIWVEEHGRAVVDAAGKTVRLVGVSQNVTDRKRAEEAVRESESKYRNLFENMAEEVHFWQLVRDGAGNIETWRLVDANPPTLKSWGRSSVEGIRGKTTDEIFGPGATDHYMPVVRKIMADGVPYSFEDYFPHLDRHFRFTSVPLGEYFITTGADITAMKKAQEALRTSLSEKEILLRELSHRTKNNMQVIGSLLSLQISSSADGKLASVLEDTQGRIRAMALVHEKLYRTGNFASLNVKDYLTDLVSAILQIHLADVGHVRMESDLDDISISIDAALTLGLIVNELVSNSLKHAFPGGKSGEIFLSLKRHGEKTELRFRDDGPGLPPDFDLSRLGSLGLKLVQNLAVRQLRGTMEIRRGNITEFVFRFDSLSHMTGV